Proteins from one Flavobacterium sp. N2038 genomic window:
- the pheT gene encoding phenylalanine--tRNA ligase subunit beta, which produces MKISYNWLKQFIKTDWTSEQTSELLTDLGLEVEVVEKYQSIKGGLEGIVVGHVLTCEKHPDADRLRVTTVNIGLEAPIQIVCGAANVAAGQKVPVATIGTVLYDSEGVEFTIKKGKIRGQESHGMICAEDELGLGTSHDGIMVLDADLVPGTPAAEVFKIVNDEVFEIGLTPNRADAMSHFGTARDLRAGMLQRGVNIELITPSVSNFRVDMRTLKIDVNVEEPTLAPRYCGVTISGITVQESPAWLQDRLKAIGLTPKNNIVDVTNYVLHELGQPLHAFDAAKINGKVIVKTLAAGTKFTTLDDVERTLHAEDLMICDEKGPLCIAGVFGGKKSGVTEGTTSIFLESAYFDAVSIRKTAKRHQLNTDASFRFERGIDPTITEYALKRAALLIQEVAGGKITSDVVEVYPKKVEDFSVLLNFSHVSKIIGQEIPKDTIKKILVSLDIKVNSVSDSGLGLTIPAYRVDVQREIDVIEEILRVYGYNNINFSKKFNATVANSPRTEDYKVQNVIASQLNSQGYHEMMANSLTTAAYTKLSASLKEEHNVTMLNPLSSDLSTMRQSLLFSGLEAISYNINRKNSDLKLFEFGKTYHKYLNGYEEHKHLTLLLSGNRNKETWTNPQKATDFFLLKGYVKGILSRLGIDKISNAPVQSDIFSEGTAICYNNDTLVEMGVVKKSILKHFGIKQDVYYADFNWDLVLKIITGKIKYSEIPKYPEVRRDLALLIDQSTTYESIFNLAKQTEKSLLKDINLFDVYEGNKLPEGKKSYALSFTIQDNTKTLTDAQIDKIMSKLQQTFETELGATLR; this is translated from the coding sequence ATGAAAATATCTTACAACTGGTTAAAGCAATTTATTAAAACAGACTGGACTTCAGAACAGACTTCAGAATTACTGACGGATTTAGGTCTTGAAGTTGAAGTTGTTGAAAAATACCAATCCATAAAAGGTGGTTTAGAAGGAATTGTTGTAGGACACGTACTTACTTGCGAAAAACATCCTGATGCAGACAGACTTAGAGTTACAACTGTAAATATTGGTTTAGAAGCTCCGATACAAATTGTATGTGGCGCTGCCAATGTTGCGGCAGGTCAAAAAGTTCCGGTTGCAACGATTGGAACTGTTTTATATGATAGCGAAGGAGTTGAATTTACTATTAAAAAAGGAAAAATTCGCGGACAGGAAAGTCACGGAATGATTTGTGCTGAAGACGAATTAGGTCTGGGAACAAGTCACGACGGAATTATGGTTCTTGATGCTGATCTGGTTCCGGGAACTCCGGCAGCAGAAGTTTTTAAAATTGTAAATGACGAAGTATTCGAAATTGGATTAACTCCAAATCGTGCGGATGCAATGAGCCATTTTGGAACTGCGCGTGATTTAAGAGCCGGAATGTTGCAGCGTGGAGTAAATATTGAATTGATTACACCATCTGTAAGCAATTTCAGAGTTGACATGCGTACGCTTAAAATTGATGTAAATGTCGAGGAACCAACTTTAGCTCCAAGATATTGTGGCGTTACCATTTCGGGCATTACAGTTCAGGAATCTCCTGCCTGGTTACAAGATCGTCTAAAAGCTATTGGGTTAACTCCAAAAAATAACATTGTCGATGTTACTAATTATGTATTACATGAACTAGGACAGCCTCTACACGCTTTTGACGCTGCTAAAATAAACGGAAAAGTTATCGTAAAAACATTAGCTGCAGGAACTAAATTCACCACTTTAGATGACGTAGAAAGAACCTTGCATGCAGAAGACTTAATGATTTGTGATGAAAAAGGCCCGCTTTGTATTGCAGGTGTTTTTGGCGGAAAAAAATCAGGAGTTACAGAAGGAACAACTTCTATCTTTTTAGAAAGTGCTTATTTTGATGCTGTAAGCATTCGTAAAACAGCAAAAAGACATCAATTAAACACAGATGCTTCTTTTAGATTTGAAAGAGGAATTGATCCAACAATTACAGAATATGCTTTGAAACGTGCAGCTCTATTAATTCAGGAAGTTGCAGGCGGAAAAATAACTTCTGATGTTGTCGAAGTTTATCCTAAAAAAGTAGAAGACTTTTCTGTGTTATTGAATTTTAGTCATGTTTCTAAAATCATCGGACAGGAAATTCCAAAAGATACGATCAAAAAAATACTAGTTTCTTTAGATATTAAAGTAAACAGTGTTTCTGATTCCGGTTTAGGATTAACAATCCCTGCTTACCGTGTTGATGTTCAGCGTGAAATTGATGTAATCGAAGAAATCTTAAGAGTATACGGTTATAACAACATTAATTTCTCTAAAAAATTCAATGCTACGGTGGCTAATTCACCAAGAACGGAGGATTACAAGGTACAAAATGTAATTGCATCACAGTTGAATTCACAGGGTTACCATGAAATGATGGCCAACTCTCTAACGACTGCTGCTTACACTAAATTATCTGCTTCTTTAAAAGAAGAACATAATGTAACGATGCTAAATCCACTGAGCAGTGATTTATCTACAATGCGCCAATCTTTATTGTTCTCTGGTTTAGAAGCCATATCATACAACATCAATAGAAAAAATTCTGATTTAAAATTATTTGAATTCGGAAAAACATATCATAAATATCTAAACGGATACGAAGAGCACAAACATTTAACTTTGCTGCTTTCCGGAAACAGAAATAAAGAAACCTGGACAAACCCTCAAAAAGCAACAGATTTCTTTTTACTAAAAGGATATGTAAAAGGTATTTTATCTCGCTTGGGCATTGATAAAATTTCGAATGCTCCGGTTCAGTCAGACATTTTCTCTGAAGGAACAGCAATTTGTTACAACAATGATACTTTGGTAGAAATGGGTGTAGTTAAAAAGTCTATCCTGAAACATTTTGGTATTAAGCAAGATGTTTACTATGCCGATTTTAACTGGGATTTAGTTTTAAAAATTATCACCGGAAAAATCAAATACAGTGAAATTCCTAAATATCCTGAAGTTCGCAGAGATTTAGCTTTATTAATTGACCAGAGTACAACTTACGAAAGTATCTTTAATCTGGCTAAACAAACAGAAAAATCACTTCTAAAAGACATTAATTTATTTGATGTTTACGAAGGAAACAAACTTCCGGAAGGTAAAAAATCGTATGCATTGAGTTTTACGATTCAGGATAACACCAAAACGCTTACTGATGCTCAGATTGATAAAATCATGTCGAAATTGCAACAAACTTTCGAAACCGAACTTGGAGCAACTTTGAGATAA
- a CDS encoding adenine phosphoribosyltransferase has translation MQIENYIRDIQDFPKEGILFKDITPLLNDPIARKECLKILAESLKDQKIDKVVGAESRGFFFGVLLAQELNAGFVPVRKPKKLPFKTISASYELEYGTDSLEMHTDAIKKGDRVLIHDDVLATGGTAKAVCELVEKLGGEIVQCNFLMELSFLNGKEKIKEYPVFSALVY, from the coding sequence ATGCAGATTGAAAATTATATACGTGATATTCAAGACTTTCCAAAAGAGGGAATTTTATTTAAAGATATCACTCCGCTCTTAAATGACCCAATTGCAAGAAAAGAATGCCTTAAAATTTTAGCAGAATCATTAAAAGATCAAAAAATTGATAAAGTAGTAGGAGCAGAGAGTCGTGGCTTTTTCTTTGGTGTATTACTGGCTCAGGAATTAAATGCTGGGTTTGTTCCTGTCAGAAAGCCCAAAAAGCTGCCTTTTAAGACCATTTCTGCGTCATATGAACTCGAATATGGTACAGATAGTTTAGAGATGCATACAGACGCTATAAAGAAAGGAGATCGTGTTTTGATTCACGATGATGTTCTGGCAACAGGTGGCACTGCAAAAGCAGTTTGTGAATTGGTTGAAAAATTAGGTGGCGAAATTGTACAATGCAATTTTTTAATGGAATTGAGTTTCTTAAACGGGAAAGAAAAAATTAAGGAGTATCCGGTTTTTTCTGCTTTGGTGTATTAA
- a CDS encoding alpha/beta hydrolase, which produces MAQPIPAEKDPQILLQIRDFLNALNNSGGKPLETMTPQDARQVLIDAQKSVEFDYSDIVESEREIIQDGYTVNIHIVKPADAVSEKLPVFMFTHGGGWILGDYPTHRRLVRDLVVNSGAAAVFTDYTPSPEAKYPTAINQIYAATKWVSENGDQIGVDGKNMAAAGNSVGGNMTAVLCLMAKDKGGPEIKFQLLLWPVTDADFTRESWQKYAEGRFLTASLMKWMWDNYTTDLEQRKEYYATPFSASIEKLKGLPPALVQLAENDILFDEGLAYARKLDEAGVPTTIQTFNGFIHDYGLLNPLDHIDAVKFSSEQAALGLKKALFS; this is translated from the coding sequence ATGGCACAACCAATTCCAGCAGAAAAAGACCCTCAAATCCTCTTACAAATTAGAGATTTTTTAAATGCTCTAAATAACAGTGGTGGCAAACCATTGGAAACAATGACGCCTCAAGACGCAAGACAAGTACTGATAGATGCTCAAAAGTCAGTAGAATTTGATTATTCAGATATTGTTGAATCCGAAAGAGAAATTATACAAGATGGTTATACAGTAAATATTCATATTGTAAAACCTGCCGATGCAGTTTCTGAAAAACTACCAGTATTTATGTTTACACATGGTGGTGGATGGATATTAGGGGATTATCCTACCCACAGGAGATTGGTAAGGGACTTAGTCGTAAATAGTGGGGCAGCAGCAGTTTTTACAGACTATACACCATCGCCTGAAGCTAAATATCCAACCGCTATTAATCAAATTTATGCGGCTACAAAATGGGTTTCAGAAAATGGAGACCAGATAGGAGTAGATGGTAAAAATATGGCGGCCGCTGGAAACAGCGTTGGCGGAAATATGACTGCTGTACTTTGTCTTATGGCAAAAGATAAAGGTGGCCCTGAAATAAAATTCCAATTACTTTTATGGCCAGTAACAGATGCTGATTTTACACGTGAATCTTGGCAAAAATATGCTGAAGGCAGATTCTTAACAGCAAGCTTAATGAAATGGATGTGGGATAACTATACTACAGATTTAGAGCAAAGAAAAGAATACTATGCTACCCCGTTCAGTGCTTCAATTGAAAAATTGAAAGGATTGCCACCTGCATTAGTACAATTAGCCGAGAATGATATTCTTTTTGATGAAGGATTAGCTTATGCCCGTAAGTTAGATGAGGCTGGTGTTCCTACAACAATTCAAACCTTTAACGGATTTATCCATGATTATGGTTTGTTAAACCCATTAGATCATATTGATGCGGTTAAATTTTCATCTGAACAAGCTGCCTTGGGCTTAAAAAAGGCTTTATTTAGTTAG
- a CDS encoding nitroreductase family protein produces MNLTEILNFRRSVRVYDKEKPIDEGKVKECLELATLAPNSSNMQLWEFHHITKPELLKQVSKACLDQTATSTASQIVIFVTRRDLFRKRAKFVLDFEKGNIRRNSPQERQEKRIKDRELYYGKIMPLLYSRFFGLLGIFRIILTKIIGLFRTITREVSENDMRVVVHKSCALAAQTFMIAMANEGYDTCPLEGFDSKVLKGILKLPQSAEINMVVSCGIRKENEGIWGERYRVPFEEVYIRN; encoded by the coding sequence ATGAATTTAACTGAAATATTAAATTTTAGACGTTCCGTTCGGGTTTATGATAAAGAAAAACCTATTGATGAAGGAAAGGTAAAAGAATGCTTAGAATTGGCAACTTTGGCTCCAAATAGTTCCAATATGCAATTATGGGAGTTTCATCATATAACAAAACCAGAATTATTAAAACAAGTATCTAAGGCTTGTCTAGACCAAACTGCAACTTCAACAGCTTCACAAATTGTAATTTTTGTAACCAGAAGAGATTTATTTCGAAAGAGAGCGAAATTTGTTTTAGATTTTGAAAAAGGGAATATTCGCCGGAATAGCCCGCAAGAACGTCAAGAGAAAAGAATTAAGGATCGTGAATTATACTATGGTAAAATAATGCCTTTACTCTATTCGCGTTTTTTTGGGTTACTTGGAATTTTCAGGATAATTTTAACAAAGATTATTGGATTATTCAGAACTATTACAAGAGAAGTCTCTGAGAATGATATGAGAGTAGTTGTTCATAAATCATGTGCTTTGGCAGCTCAAACTTTTATGATTGCAATGGCTAACGAAGGGTATGATACCTGTCCTTTAGAAGGTTTTGACAGTAAAGTTTTAAAGGGAATTTTAAAATTGCCTCAAAGTGCCGAAATTAATATGGTAGTTTCATGTGGAATTAGAAAAGAAAATGAAGGCATCTGGGGAGAAAGATACAGAGTTCCTTTTGAAGAAGTATATATAAGAAATTAA